One window of the Populus nigra chromosome 4, ddPopNigr1.1, whole genome shotgun sequence genome contains the following:
- the LOC133691467 gene encoding fasciclin-like arabinogalactan protein 7 — translation MEFSMIIIFSSTLLFLCTPVAYAQTAASPPAPTPTPSSSPAPAPAPAPTPPYVSLTDLLSVAGPFHTFLSYLESTKVVDTFQNQANNTDEGITIFVPKDDAFKNLKKPSLSNLTQDQLKQLILFHALPHYYALADFKNLSQVSPVSTFAGAGGYALNFTDVSGTVHLDSGWSKTKVSSSVHSTDPVAVYQVDKVLLPEAIFGADIPPAPAPAPAPETSLAADSPSSDSTGDGSAPGTSPPNSSYRIFGVDVWSQLVLALIGVLVVFS, via the coding sequence atggagttttCCATGATTATTATATTTAGTAGCACGCTGTTGTTTTTGTGCACTCCAGTAGCATATGCTCAAACAGCAGCCAGTCCTCCAGCACCAACCCCAACTCCGTCCTCatcaccagcaccagcaccagcaccagcaccaacACCTCCTTACGTTAGCCTCACTGATTTGCTCTCTGTTGCTGGCCCCTTCCACACCTTCCTTAGCTACCTTGAATCCACTAAGGTCGTTGACACGTTCCAAAACCAAGCCAACAACACTGATGAAGGCATTACCATCTTCGTACCAAAAGATGATGCCTTTAAAAACCTTAAGAAGCCTTCTTTGTCAAACCTAACTCAAGACCAGCTGAAGCAACTCATTCTTTTCCATGCCTTGCCGCACTATTACGCCTTGGCTGATTTCAAGAACCTTAGCCAAGTAAGCCCTGTTAGCACATTTGCTGGTGCAGGCGGATATGCTTTGAATTTCACAGATGTATCTGGGACCGTGCACCTTGATTCAGGATGGTCAAAAACCAAAGTTAGCAGTAGTGTGCATTCAACTGATCCCGTTGCAGTTTATCAAGTTGACAAAGTCCTCCTTCCTGAGGCGATATTTGGTGCTGATATACCTCCAGCCCCAGCCCCAGCCCCAGCCCCTGAAACCAGCCTTGCTGCAGATTCTCCATCATCTGACAGTACTGGAGATGGGAGCGCTCCAGGAACTTCCCCTCCAAATTCTTCTTATAGGATCTTTGGTGTAGATGTTTGGAGTCAATTGGTTTTGGCACTCATAGGTGTGCTGGTGGTGTTCTCGTAG